In Rahnella aquatilis CIP 78.65 = ATCC 33071, one DNA window encodes the following:
- the proB gene encoding glutamate 5-kinase: MSGSQTLVVKLGTSVLTGGSRRLNRAHIVELVRQCAQQHAAGHRIVIVTSGAIAAGREHLGYPELPATIASKQLLAAVGQSRLIQLWEQLFSIYGIHIGQMLLTRADMEDRERFLNARDTMHALLDNHIVPVINENDAVATAEIKVGDNDNLSALAAILAGADKLLLLTDQRGLFTADPRTNPQAELIREVMTIDDELRGVAGDSVSGLGTGGMATKLQAADVACRAGVDTIIAAGSLPGVIGDVINGVSVGTRFHAMETPLENRKRWIFGAPPAGEITIDDGAVSAMMERGSSLLPKGIREVKGDFSRGEVIRIRNLNGRDLAHGVSRYNSDAMRMIAGHHSQQISEILGYEYGPVAVHRDDMIVS; this comes from the coding sequence ATGAGTGGTAGTCAGACACTGGTTGTAAAACTGGGCACCAGCGTGCTCACTGGCGGCTCCCGTCGCCTCAACCGTGCTCACATTGTTGAGCTTGTCCGCCAGTGCGCGCAGCAACATGCGGCAGGGCACCGGATTGTGATTGTCACGTCGGGCGCGATTGCCGCCGGGCGCGAACATCTTGGCTACCCCGAACTCCCCGCCACCATTGCTTCCAAACAACTGCTGGCTGCCGTCGGGCAAAGCCGTCTGATCCAGCTGTGGGAGCAATTGTTCTCGATTTATGGCATCCACATTGGTCAGATGCTGCTGACGCGCGCCGACATGGAAGACCGCGAGCGGTTCCTCAATGCCCGCGACACGATGCATGCGCTGCTCGATAACCATATCGTGCCGGTGATTAATGAAAACGATGCCGTCGCCACCGCAGAGATCAAAGTCGGCGATAACGACAACCTTTCCGCGCTGGCGGCGATACTGGCCGGTGCCGATAAATTGCTGCTGCTGACCGATCAGCGTGGTCTGTTTACCGCCGATCCGCGCACCAATCCGCAGGCAGAGCTTATCCGCGAAGTGATGACCATTGATGATGAACTGCGCGGTGTGGCGGGCGACAGCGTTTCCGGCCTCGGCACCGGCGGCATGGCCACCAAACTGCAGGCGGCGGATGTCGCGTGCCGTGCGGGCGTCGATACCATTATTGCTGCGGGCAGCCTGCCGGGCGTAATTGGCGATGTCATTAACGGCGTTTCGGTCGGCACGCGTTTTCACGCGATGGAAACGCCGCTGGAAAACCGTAAGCGCTGGATCTTCGGCGCACCGCCAGCGGGTGAAATCACCATCGACGACGGCGCGGTTTCCGCCATGATGGAGCGCGGCAGCTCGCTGCTGCCAAAGGGGATCCGCGAAGTGAAAGGCGATTTCTCGCGTGGCGAAGTGATCCGCATCCGCAACCTGAACGGGCGCGACCTCGCGCACGGTGTCAGCCGCTATAACAGCGATGCGATGCGCATGATTGCCGGTCATCACTCTCAGCAGATCAGCGAAATTCTCGGTTACGAATACGGCCCGGTTGCCGTGCATCGTGACGACATGATTGTCAGTTAA
- the proA gene encoding glutamate-5-semialdehyde dehydrogenase encodes MLNEMGQAAKAASWQLSTLSTAQKNRALMLIADMLEANSQSIILANELDMAAARESGMSEALLDRLLLTPARLSAIASDVRDVCRLSDPVGQVIDGSQQDSGLRLERRRVPLGVIGVIYEARPNVTIDVASLCLKTGNAVILRGGKETHHTNQATVNVIQMALEECGLPKAAVQAIDSPDRALVAELLRLDKYVDMLIPRGGAALHKLCREQSTIPVITGGIGVCHTFVDESADFDKALTVLESAKVQRPSACNSLETVLVHQAIAARFLPELSDKMHRAGVTLHASESAMPYLQHGPAKVVAVTEEDYSDEWLSLDLNVTVVADLDAAVAHIRTYGTEHSDAILTRSISSADRFVREVDSSAVYVNASTRFTDGGQFGLGAEVAVSTQKLHARGPMGLEALTTYKWIGYGDDLVRP; translated from the coding sequence ATGCTTAACGAGATGGGCCAGGCTGCGAAAGCCGCGTCCTGGCAGCTTTCCACCCTCAGCACCGCGCAGAAAAATCGTGCGCTGATGCTGATAGCCGACATGCTTGAGGCCAACAGCCAGAGCATTATTCTTGCCAACGAACTCGACATGGCCGCCGCCCGCGAAAGCGGCATGAGCGAGGCATTATTAGACCGCCTGCTGCTGACCCCCGCGCGTCTTTCGGCGATTGCCAGCGACGTGCGCGATGTCTGCCGCCTGAGCGATCCGGTCGGGCAGGTGATTGATGGTTCACAGCAGGACAGCGGTTTGCGTCTCGAACGCCGCCGTGTCCCGCTTGGCGTAATCGGCGTGATTTATGAAGCGCGCCCGAACGTCACCATCGACGTCGCCAGCCTGTGCCTGAAAACCGGCAATGCCGTTATCCTGCGCGGTGGCAAAGAAACGCACCACACCAATCAGGCGACGGTTAACGTCATTCAGATGGCGCTGGAAGAATGCGGATTACCAAAAGCCGCCGTGCAGGCCATCGACAGCCCGGATCGCGCACTGGTCGCGGAACTGCTGCGTCTGGATAAATACGTCGATATGCTGATCCCACGCGGTGGCGCGGCGCTGCACAAACTGTGCCGCGAACAGTCCACCATTCCGGTGATCACCGGCGGTATCGGCGTTTGCCATACGTTTGTAGATGAAAGTGCTGATTTCGACAAAGCGCTGACCGTGCTGGAAAGTGCGAAAGTGCAGCGTCCTAGCGCCTGTAACAGCCTGGAAACCGTGCTGGTGCATCAGGCGATCGCCGCCCGCTTCCTGCCGGAACTGAGCGACAAAATGCACCGTGCAGGCGTCACGCTGCATGCCAGCGAATCGGCGATGCCGTATCTGCAACATGGCCCGGCGAAAGTGGTGGCGGTAACCGAAGAAGATTATTCGGATGAATGGCTGTCGCTGGATTTGAACGTGACGGTTGTCGCTGATCTCGACGCCGCCGTGGCGCACATCCGCACCTACGGCACCGAGCATTCCGATGCGATCCTTACCCGTTCCATCAGCAGCGCGGACAGGTTCGTGCGTGAAGTGGATTCCTCTGCGGTTTACGTCAACGCCAGCACCCGGTTCACCGATGGCGGACAGTTCGGTTTAGGCGCAGAAGTGGCGGTCAGTACGCAAAAACTGCACGCCCGCGGCCCGATGGGATTAGAAGCCCTGACGACCTACAAATGGATTGGTTACGGCGACGATTTAGTCCGTCCTTAA